In Pseudomonas sp. P5_109, the genomic window ACCGGGAGCCATGGCATCCCAAAGTCTTTCCAAAGTTGCATCGCCCCGGTTCGTGCGGTTGCCCCGTTCTTAAAAATCCTTGAGCGGACTATAGCCAGCAGGTAGTAGCGCTTGATCCCTCTAAAGTGTGATTTGCAGCTGCCAGCCACTCTGGAACAGTCCTTTCGCCAGTCCGACACCCGTCGGCACGGCAAGGATGGCTGAAAATTTCGATTTGACAAGCCAAGCGCTTGCTTGGTGGGCCTGGCGTGCCATTTCGGGCACGCCAGGAGGCACTTAAAGCGTCGAGAGGAAGGTGCTGTTGGTGGCCTGCCATTCGCTGATGTCGACACGAATGCGCTTCTTGTCGAGCTTGCCAACGCTGGTCTTGGGAATTTCAGTAACAAGGGCGATCTGGCTTGGAATTGCCCACTTGCTCAAGTGCCCCAACTCCACAAACGGCTTGAGGTGTTCCTTGAGTTCCCGGGCCCCGATTACATGACCTTCACGGACTACCAGCAGGGCAAACGGCCGCTCGCCCCACTGCGGATCGGGGATCCCCACCACTGCTACTTCACGTACCGCCGCATGACGGCTGATCAGGTCTTCCAGGTCCAGGGAGGAGATCCACTCGCCACCGGTCTTGATCACGTCCTTGATCCGGTCACGAATGTCGATCACGCCCATGCTGTCGAGGGTCGCCACATCACCCGTGTGCAGCCAGCCACCGGCCCAGAGTTCGGCACCCTTCTGCGGCTCGTTGAAATACCCCTCGGTCAGCCATGGCGCGCGTAGTACCAGCTCGCCCTGGGTCTCGCCGTCAGCGGGCAGGAAGTTGCCCTCGGTGTCGACGATCGCCGCCTCCACCAAAGGACCAGGCACGCCGGCCTTGATCCGGTAGGTGGTGCGTTCGTCTTCGGTGCCGGCCATCAACTCATCGTTCAAGTGCGCGCACGACACCAGTGGCCCGGTTTCCGACATGCCGTAGGCGGCGGTCAACTGAATGCCCTTGGCCTTGGCAGCCTCGTACAACGTGCGGTTCAGGGCGCTGCCGCCGATGACGATTTTCCAGCCGCCGAAGTCGAGGTTCTGCGCGGCCTTGGCATTGAGGACCATCTGCAAAATGGTCGGCACGCAATGGGAGAACGTGACCTTCTCCTTGCGCCACAACTCCACCAGGTATTCCGGGTCATAGCGGCCGGGGTACACCTGTTTGAGCCCGAGCATGGTCGCCACATACGGCAAGCCCCACGCGTGCACGTGGAACATCGGGGTGATCGGCATGTACACATCGTTGGTGCCCAGCAGGCGCACACTGTCGATCGCGCCCATGATGGTCGACACACCCATGGTGTGCAGCACCAGTTGCCGATGGGTGAAGTACACACCTTTGGGATTGCCGGTGGTGCCGGTGGTATAGAACGTGGTCGCGACCGAGTTTTCGTCGAAATCCTGGAAATCGTACTGCGGGCTCGCCGCGGCCAGCAGTTGTTCGTATTCGCCGACAAGGTTCGGCAGGTCCGCGGTTTTTTCCGGCAGGTCAGTCAGCAGCAGGGTCTTGTCGACCGTGGTCAGTTGCCCCTCGATCGCCTTGTAGAGGCCGACGAACTCGCTGTTGACCAGCACAAAGCGGTCCTCGGCGTGGTTCATGGTGTAGAGGATCTGTTCCGGCGACAGGCGCACGTTGATGGTGTGGATCACCGCACCGATCATCGGGATGGCGAACATGCATTCCAGGTAACGATGGCTGTCCCAGTCCATCACACCCACGGCATCCCCAGGCTTGACCCCGGCCGCTGTCAGCACGTTGGCCAGGCGGGCCACCCGTTCGATCAGGGTCGGGTAGCTGTAGCGCAACTTGTCGCGGTAGATGATCTCGCGGGTTTTCTCATAACGGGCACCGGACATCAGCAGCCGCTTGATCAGCAGCGGGTACTGGTATGCGCCTTCGGCCGGGGGGATAACGCGAGTCTGCAACATAAGAATCCCTTTTTCTGACTGCACGGACGTGACTGAAAGTACGCACTGTAGTGCCCTTGATCGTCAGCCAAATCAGCCAAAGGAATGATTTGTAGAGCCGCGTGAATACTGGCTTTGAGCCAGCATTCGCGCTGTTCGATGTACTTTGTGCTCAGCGCAATCAATGCATCTCGGTGAACGCCAGCTTCACGCCGATCGCAATCAGCACCGCGCCCATGGTCCGGTCGAACCAATGCCCCATGCGCGCAAAACCGGCGCGTACGCGCTGCTGGCTGAACAACATCGCCACCAGGCAGAACCAGGCGGCTGTCGCGGCGGCCAGATAAACCCCGTAACCGGCCTGCACGGCCAGCGGCGTGTGCGGGTTGATCACCACGGTGAACAACGAGAGGAAGAACAATGTGGCTTTCGGGTTGAGGCCGTTGGTGACGAAACCCGAGGTGAAGGCGCCGCGGGCCGTGCGCTCGCCGGCTTCCTTGTGCAGATCGTCCGCCACAGGCTTGGCCGGCTGCGCGCGCAGTGCCTTGTAACCGATGTACAGCAGGTAAGCGGCGGCGGCCCACTTCAAGGCATTGAACAGCACGATCGACTGGGACACGATCAGGCCGATACCCAACAGCGAGTAACCCACGTGCAGGAAAATCGCCGTGCCCACACCCAGTGCGGTCCAGGTGCCCGCGCGGCGACCATGGGTAACACTTTCACGTACCACCACGGCAAAGTCCGGGCCGGGGCTGGCCACGGCCAGCAAGTGAATCAGGGCAACGGTCAAGAACTCTGTCCAGTACATGTGGGGCTCCTTTAGGGGTAGGCCAATCAATAAAAAGTCCGAGGCATCCATCACACCTGTGGCGAGGGGGCTCGCCCCCGTTCGACTGCGCAGCAGTCGCAAAACCGGTCCATCAGGTACACCTGACAAAACCAGCGTTAAGGGGGCCGCTTCGCGCCCCAACGGGGCGGTGCGGCGATCCGACAAGCCCCCTCGCCACAGTTATTTCATCTGGTAGGCTCGGCAGATTACGCCTTCAGTTCAATGCACAAAAGGTACAGTTGATGACGAACACTCACCGCGCCGTTTTCCTCGACCACCCGTCCCTGGACCTCGGCGACCTTGACCTCAACCCGCTGCGCAGTTGTTTCAGCGATTTGCAGCTGTTCGCCCAGACCCTGCCCGATCAAGTCATCGAACACCTCAAGGGCGCCACTGTCGCCATCAGCAACAAGATCCTGATCGATGCCGCCGCCATGGCCGCCAGCCCTGATCTCAAGCTGATCCTGATCACCGCGACCGGCACCAACAACGTCGACCTCGCCGCCGCCCGAGCCCATGGAATCACCGTGTGCAACTGCCAGGGCTACGGCACACCGTCGGTGGCGCAGCACACGATCATGCTGCTGCTCAACCTGGCCACGCGCCTGGCCGATTATCAAAAGGCCGTCGGCGCAGGTCGCTGGCAGCAGGCCAAGCAGTTCTGCTTGCTGGATTACCCGATTGTCGAACTCGAAGGCAAAACCCTCGGACTGCTGGGCCACGGTGAACTGGGCGGCGCGGTTGCACGGCTGGCCGAAGCCTTCGGCATGCGCGTTGTGCTGGGGCAAATTCCCGGACGCCCTGCCCGGCCGGACCGCATGCCACTGGATGAACTGCTGCCGCAAATCGACGCCCTGACCCTGCACTGCCCGCTCAACGAACACACCCGCCACTTCATCGGCGCCCGTGAACTGGCCTCGATGAAGCCCGGCGCGTTCGTGGTCAACACCGCCCGCGGAGGCCTGATCGACGAACAGGCCCTGGCCGATGCTTTGCGCAACGGGCATCTGGGCGGCGCTGCCACTGACGTGCTGAGCGTTGAACCGCCCATCCATGGCAATCCGCTGCTGGCCCACGATATCCCGCGTCTGATCGTCACCCCGCACAACGCCTGGGGCAGCCGCGAAGCGCGCCAGCGAATCGTCGGTCAAGTGACCGAAAACGCACTGGGATACTTCAGCGGTAAGGCGCTGCGGGTCGTCAGTTGATAAACTGCGGCACTTTTTTTTCACGGGAGCAGTTATGGATCCGCGCAGTGAAGTACTGCTTCGTCAGGCCGAGTTATTCCAGGGTTCGGTGTTGTTGGCCGGTTTGCCCGCCGACGACCTGCTGGGCCGTCTGCCCGAAGCTCATGGCTGGTGCTGGCACGCCGGCGATCAGGCCGCGCTGGACGCCCGCTTCGCCGAGCGCAGCCATTTTGGCGTGAATGCGCCCGAGCGCTCGTTCGATGCCGCCGTGGTGTTTCTGCCCAAGGCCAAGGACCTGACCGATTACATCCTCAACGCCCTCGCCTCGCGGCTGGCCGGCCGCGAGCTGTACCTGGTCGGCGAGAAAAAAAGCGGCATCGAAGGTGCCGCCAAACAACTCAACCCGTTCGGCAAGCCGCGCAAACTCGACAGCGCGCGCCACTGCCAGCTCTGGCTGGTCACCGTGGCCAACGCGCCTGAAGCCAAACCGCTGGAAAGCCTGGCGCAAACCTACGAACTGCCATTGGCCGAAGGCCCGTTGAAGGTCATCAGCCTGCCGGGGGTGTTCAGCCATGGTCGCCTCGATCGCGGCAGCGCGCTGCTGCTGGAGCATCTGGACAAATTGCCCAGCGGTCACTTGCTCGATTTCGGTTGCGGCGCAGGGGTTCTGGGCGCGGCGGTGAAACGTCGTTACCCGCACAACCAGGTCACTTTGCTGGATGTGGATGCCTTTGCCGCTGCCAGCAGTCGCCTGACCCTGGCGGCCAATGGTCTGGAAGCCGAGGTAATTACCGGTGACGGAATCGATGCCGCGCCTATGGGTTTGAGTGCGATCCTGAGCAACCCGCCGTTCCATGTCGGCGTGCACACCGACTATTTCGCAACGGAAAACTTGCTGCGAAAAGCAGCCAAACATCTGAAAAACGGCGGCGAACTGCGCCTGGTAGCGAACAGCTTCCTGAAGTATCAACCGCTGATCGAAGAGCACCTCGGCGTGTGTGCGATCAAGGCCGAAGGACAGGGTTTCCGGATCTACCGGGCTAAACGCGGTTGAGCTTTTTCTGAAAAAGAAGGCTTGCCGAATGGATTTTGCCTAGGCAGAATCCGCTCCGTCCTAGGGGAGTAGTCTCCCACGAGCGCCACGCTCGTCCGGCATGCGTCAACATACTTGGTCCTCAGACCATGGCGCATGCGACCCAAGCATCCACACCAGATGGATCGCAGGGTTTGACAAGACCTATGACACGAACACCTTACCCGGGGCGGGAAGGCTGTACGTGTCATAGCCGTGTCGACCCGCCCCTTAGGAAAACCCTGATGCTGGATTCACTACTCGTACCCACCGCAATCGTTGCCTTGGCCGAAATCGGCGACAAGACGCAGCTGCTCGCGCTCATTCTCGCTGCCCGCTTCCGCAAGCCCTGGCCAATCATTGCCGGTATCGTCGCCGCGACCCTGGCCAACCACGCGGCCGCCGGTGCAGTTGGCGCCTGGGTCGGCAGTTTCTTCTCGGATACGATGCTGCACTGGATCCTCGCCGCGAGCTTCGCCGCGACCGCCCTGTGGACCCTGGTGCCGGACAAGATGGATGACGACGAAGCCAGCACCGCCCGCAAGTTCGGGCCGTTCCTGACCACGCTGATCGCGTTCTTCCTGGCGGAAATCGGCGACAAGACGCAGATCGCGACCGTGATGCTGGCTGCGCAATATCCGGAGTTGTGGCTGGTGATCATCGGTACCACCCTCGGCATGCTGATTGCCAACGTACCGGTGGTTCTGGCGGGTAACTTTGCCGCGGACAAACTACCGTTGACCCTGATCCGTCGATTGGCAGCGTCGGCGTTCTTCATCCTGGCGATTGTCGCGGTGTACAAGGCGATGCAGAGCAGCGGGTGGGTTTGACGGTTTAGGTCGATAGACCGCGTTATCGTTCTTCGCGAGCAAGCCCGCTCCCACATTGGATCTCCAGTGCATACAAAATTTGCAGTCAAAGGAGACTCAGTGTGGGAGCGGGCTTGCTCGCGAAGAGGCCAGCGGCCTCACCACATAACCATCAGGACTTCTTGGCCTGCTCATACAAAGGCATGACTTTCGGAATCGCCGCCTGCAACGCCGCAATACGGCTCGCCGACGCCGGGTGAGTGCTCATGAACTCCGGTGGCGCACCTTCCGAGACCTTGCTCATCTTGTTCCACAAGGTGATCGCGGCATTCGGGTTGTAGCCAGCGCGGGCTGCCAATTCCAGGCCGATCAGGTCCGCTTCGTTTTCATTGGCGCGGCTGTTGGGCAAGGTCATACCGTAGTTGGCCACGGTATCGGCCAGGGCCAGGCTGTCCTGCCCCAACCCGAGCAACGCACCGGCGCCCTGCTTGGCCATTTCGATGCCGTAAGCCTTGGACATCGCTTCACGACCGTGTTCGCGCAGGGCGTGGGCGATTTCATGACCCATGATCGCGGCGATTTCATCGTCGGTCAGCTGCAGTTTGTCGATCAACCCGGTGTAAAAGATGATCTTGCCGCCAGGGCCGCAGTTGGCGTTGAGCTCATCACTCTTGATCAGGTTGACTTCCCACTTCCACTGGGCCGCGTCCGGGCGGAAGTTCGGCGCCTGGGCAATCAGCCGATCGGCAATCGCCTGAACCCGCTTGGCATCATTGCTGGTCTTGTCCAGCACACCCTTGCTGGACGCCTCGCCCACAGTCTTCTGATAGGACTGGGCGTACATCTGGTCGACCTCTTGCGCGGATAACATGCTGAACATGTACTGCTTGCGCTCAACGCCTACGGCACCACCGCTGGTGGTATTGACCGACTGGCAACCGGTGAGCAGCAGCGCCGCGCTCAGTGCACTGACAACCAAAATCTTGTTCATCAAAAAACTCCCTGAAAACCTGCCGCGTATCCTAGGCGTGGATATGTATCGACGCCAGATACAATGGACGTAAGACGCGCAATTCGGACAAAGCTCTCATCACCCGTAGAAAAAAAAATTCACATACGGCGACAATCCGCGGCCCATCACGCCGGGCATTGATTCAATTACGACATCCGGCACGCAAAAACGGTCATTTCAGTCACCCGCGCTCATGCCCGCCCGCCACCCTGCCGATACACCTCCGCAGACGTCCTTTCGCGTGCGGAGCCCCCATGAAATTCAAGTCGATCCAGTTTTCCGTGGCGGCCCTTGCCGGCGCCATTGTCCTTAGTGTCGTGGCAGCGCTGGTGGTGTACGCGCTGTTTGCCGGCGCCCGGACCCAAGACATGGTCCAGGAGCGGACCCAGGCACAATTCGAGCAAGTCATCGAACAACGCCTGACGTCCCTGGCGCAAACCCAGGTCAGCCAGATCCAGCGCGAACTCGAAGCACCGCTGCTGATTGCAGGCGGACTGGTGCGGGTCAACGCCCTGATCGGCACACCGGGCGCCGATGGCCAGCCTTCGCTGAGTCTCAGCCGCGAGCAACTGATTGGCCTGATCAAGGAAAACGTGGTCAAGAACCCGAAAATCCTCGGCACCTACATCGGCTGGGAAAAGGACGCACTGGATCACAACGATGCGGCCTACGTCGGCACTCAAGTGGTTGGCATCGACGCCGCCAACGGGCGCTTCCTGCCGTGGTGGTTCCGCAACGACGACGGCACCCTGGGCCTGGACAAACTGGTGGACGTCGACGACCAGAAGACCCTGTCCACCGGCGTGCGCGCCAGCGAATACTACCTGTGCTCGAAAGAAAGCAAAAAATCCTGCGTGATCGATCCGGCACCTTACAAGGTCGGCGACAAGATCGTGATGCTCGCCTCCTTTATTGAACCGATCATGCTCAACGGCGCCTTCCAGGGCATCGTCGGCGCCGACCTGTCGGTGAACTTCATCCAGGAAATGCTCCTGGGCGCCAACCAGAAACTCTACAGCGGCGCAGGCGAAATGGCCCTGATTGGCGGCAATGGCCGGATCGTTGCCTACACCAAGGATCCGAGCAAATTCGGCGAGAAGGTCAGCGACATCCTCGACAGCAAGCAGATTGCCAACATGGCCAATCTCAAGCGCGGCGAAGTCACCTACAGCGTCGACAAGGCCCAGGACCGGATCGAGCTGTACCTGCCTTTCGGCATCGGCCAGACCGACGCCCGCTGGACCCTGATGCTGCAATTGCCACTGAACGCGGTGATGGCCGACCTGCAAAAACTCCAGGCCGACCTGGACGCACAACGCAAATCCGACACCTTTGGCATGGCGATGGTCGGCCTGGTGATTGCCGGTATCGGCTTGCTGGTGATCTGGCTGGTGGGCCACGGCATCGCCCGTCCACTCAAGCAGATGGTGGCCATGCTCGACGATATCGCCCAGGGCGAAGGTGACCTGACACGGCGCCTGACCAGCGACCGCGCCGACGAACTGGGCTCGATCGCCAAAGGCTTCAACACCTTCCTGGCCAAGTTGCAGGCGATGATCACCCAGGTGGTGACGTCGGTGCAGAGCGTCAGCGATTCGTCGGAACACACCGCCGACATCGCCATCCGCACCAACACCGGTGTGCACAAGCAGATGGCCGAGATCGATCAGGTGGCCACCGCTGTGCAGGAAATGACCGCCACCGCCCAGGACGTGGCGCGCAATGCGACCCAGGCCGCACAGGCCGCTAGCCATGCCGACCAGGCCGCCAGCCAGGGCATGCAGATCGTGCGCGACACCTCGAACTCGATCGGCGCCCTCGCCGTGGAGATCGGCCGGGCCGTGGGCGTGGTGCAAACCCTGGCCAAGGACAGCGAAAACATCAACGCCATCCTCACCGCCATTCGCGGGATCGCCGAGCAGACCAACCTGCTGGCCTTAAACGCCGCCATCGAGGCCGCCCGCGCCGGTGAACAGGGCCGAGGTTTTGCCGTGGTAGCCGACGAGGTGCGCAACCTGGCGCAGAAGACGCAAAAGGCCACCGAAGAAATCCAGACAATGATCCAGCAACTGCAGCAAGGCACGCGGGATGTGGTGCGGGTCATGGAAGACAGCCAGAACCGCACGGACGAAAGCGTGCAGCACGCGGCCAAGGCCGCCGAGGCGTTGGAAACCATTACTCAGGCGGTGTCGGTGATCAACGACATGAACACCCAGATTGCCAGCGCGGCCGAGGAGCAAAGTGCGGTGGCGGACGACATCAACCGCAACGTGATCAACATCGGCCAGGTAGCCAATGAAGTGGCCGGCGGCGCGGATGAGTCGAGTGCGGCCAGTGCGGACTTGACCAAACTGGCCGAGCAGCAACGGCGGCTGATCAATCAGTTCAGGGTTTGATTCAAGGGCCTCATCGCTGGCAAGCCAGCTCCTACAAGGGATTTGCGAACACCTGTAGGAGCTGGCTTGCCAGCGATGGGCCAGCACTGACACCAAAAAACTCAACCCGGGGTCAAACACTCCGGCCCATTGAGCTTCGGATCATTCACCATATTGGCCAGCACCCTTTCGCGCAACGCGGCAGGCTCACTGGCCAGCAATGCCTGCAAAGCATGCAATGGCGTCTCTGGATCCAGCCACGTGGCCTGCCCCGCCTCATCAAGAATCAACGGCCGCCGCTGGCTCGCCGCCGGTTGGGTAATCACGGCGGTACTCAGCCACACCTGCTCCTGCACCGGATACGCCTCCCAGATCGCCGCAAAGAACAATGACGAGCCCTCCCCCGGTGTCAGCCAGTACGGGCGCTTGCGCGTCGTGCCGCGCCACTCGTAGAAACCATTGGCCGGCAACAGGCAGCGGCGCTCGCGCAAGGCCTGGCGAAACATTGGCTGCTCGGCAACGGTTTCGGCACGGGCATGGGCCGGGGTACGGGACAGGTCGGTCAGCCAGGGTGGCGTCAGGCCCCAACGGGCGCGGGCCAGCGAGCGCTGGCCGTCGGGCCCGGCTCGCAGCATCAACACCGAATCATTCGGGGAAATGTTCCACTGCGCCTGTTGGTCGGCGGGAAAACCGGGCAGCGCCGCAAAGGCGGGATTCCAGCGAAACAGGGCATAACGTCCACACATGGGGCAACACGGCTCTTGATCAATCGAACGCCAGCCTAACAGACCAGCGTGCCGGGATAGCTGTCCGGTTCATCGCCGGACAGCGGCAGCGCTGCATTGTACGCGGTGATCAGCTCACGGGCGTATTCGGCCTGGTCGTTATCGACCGACAGCCCGAGCAGGCCATAGATCGGCAACTCGCCGCTGCCCCCGAGCAAATCACGGCCCACCAGATGCGCCTCGATGCCCTCGCTGGCGAGCATGCCTTGCAGCAACTCGCCTTCCATCAGGTTCTCCGGATCGTAGATTCGCTGCATGGGCGCCCCTCACTCGTTTTCGCTGAAGACTTCCAGAAACCAGTCCTCGTCGTGAACCTGCAATACAAACGTGATCGGTCGACAACACACCTGACAGTCCTCGATGTAGGTCTGATCGCCACCGGACAGGTCTACTGTCGTCTCGACTTCCTCACCACAATACGGACATTCATACAGCGCGTTTTCCAGCATCGCGGTCTCCCAGGTGACTTGTGCGTATAATCGCCGGTCTATTTACAGGGCTATTTTTGTCTGGCTACTTTTTCAGACCGTGCCCCGCCGGTTTTCTATCAGAACCTTTACTTACCCTAGCCGTTTCTAACAAGAGAGCATGATGGGCGAATTCGATGCCATCCGACCTTACGACGACAGCGAAGTCCCAGCGGTGCTGGATCGGCTGCTTGGCGACAAGGCGTTTCTAGATATCCTCACCCACTTCCGCTTCCCGCGTTTCGCCGGCGCTTTAGGCTGGGCGCTCAAACCTCTTATAGCCCATCGGCTACGCCGTGAGTTTGCCGGCGTGACCTGTGTGGCCACGTTACAGGACAAAGTCGAGGTTTACGTCGACCACACCATCGAACGCGCCACCGACGGTGTCACCTATACCGGGGTGGAGCAATTCAAGTCCGGCAGTGCCTACCTGTTCATCGCCAACCACCGCGATATCGTGATGGACCCGGCCTTCGTCAACTACGCCGTGTACCACGCCGGCCTGCCGACCCCGCGTATCGCCATTGGCGACAACCTGCTGCAAAAGCCTTTCGTCAGCGACCTGATGCGCCTGAACAAGAGCTTCATCGTGCACCGCTCGATCAGCGGTCGCCGGGAGAAAATGGCGGCTTATCAGCTGCTGTCGGCGTACATCAACCATTCGATCCGCAACGATTGCGCCTCGATCTGGATCGCCCAGGCTGAAGGCCGCGCCAAGGACGGTGACGACCGTACCGAATCGGCGATCCTCAAGATGTTCCACATGAGCCGCAAGGACGAGCCGTTCGGCGAGGTCATTCAGTCGCTGAACCTGACCCCGGTGTCGATCAGCTACGAATACGACCCGTGCGACCAGGCCAAGGCCCGCGAGCTTTACATCCGCGCCACCACCGGCAGCTACACCAAGGTACCGGGCGAGGATGACGTGAGCATCGCCAAGGGCATCACCGGCTACAAGGGCCGGGTGCATGTGAACTTTGCCGCGCCGATCAGCGAACTGTTCGAAGACACCAAGCAATTGGCCGTCGAGATGGACAAGCAAATCCTCAGCGGATACCGCTTGTTCCCGGTGCACTACCTGGCTTACGCGCAGTGGAAAGACGCTGATCCGCAGTTGCAGGTGCCGAAAGCCGCGCAAGTGTTCCCGGCCGAGGAACTGGCCAAGGCCCAGGAAGAATGGCAACGCCGCCTGGACGCCTGCCCTGAAGAGCATCGTCCATTCCTGGTGCTGCAATATGCGACGCCGGTGCGCAATCAGTACCGGGTGAAGGCTGGCTTGCCGCTGTAAGCGGTTTCCGCCAGATGTGAAAACGGCGCCCTCTTGTGGTGAGGGGGCTTGCCCCCGTTCGGCTGCGTAGCAGTCGCAAGCTTCTTGGGGCCGCTTCGCAGCCCAACGGGGGCAAGCCCCCTCGCCACAGGTGCTGCGTCAGGACTTCAGACTTGAGTACTGATCCACGACACCAGCAGCGCCAAACCCATACAGGCAAAACCGAAGATGTAGAAAAACCGGTTCATGCGCAAGGTCGCCCAGTCCAGCGTGGGCTCTACGTTAGGGCTGCTCTGGCGCTGCGCCTGCAGACTGGCCATCGCGCGCATTTCACGGCGTCGAGTCGCGTGCAGCAACCAGCCGCCCGGGAAGGCAAAAAGCAAGGCCAGCAGATTGATCAATTTGGCGGGATGGGCGGTAAACAGCGTCATCAAGTGCAGCGACATCACAAACCTCAGGCAAAAC contains:
- a CDS encoding 1-acyl-sn-glycerol-3-phosphate acyltransferase, with translation MGEFDAIRPYDDSEVPAVLDRLLGDKAFLDILTHFRFPRFAGALGWALKPLIAHRLRREFAGVTCVATLQDKVEVYVDHTIERATDGVTYTGVEQFKSGSAYLFIANHRDIVMDPAFVNYAVYHAGLPTPRIAIGDNLLQKPFVSDLMRLNKSFIVHRSISGRREKMAAYQLLSAYINHSIRNDCASIWIAQAEGRAKDGDDRTESAILKMFHMSRKDEPFGEVIQSLNLTPVSISYEYDPCDQAKARELYIRATTGSYTKVPGEDDVSIAKGITGYKGRVHVNFAAPISELFEDTKQLAVEMDKQILSGYRLFPVHYLAYAQWKDADPQLQVPKAAQVFPAEELAKAQEEWQRRLDACPEEHRPFLVLQYATPVRNQYRVKAGLPL
- a CDS encoding SOS response-associated peptidase: MCGRYALFRWNPAFAALPGFPADQQAQWNISPNDSVLMLRAGPDGQRSLARARWGLTPPWLTDLSRTPAHARAETVAEQPMFRQALRERRCLLPANGFYEWRGTTRKRPYWLTPGEGSSLFFAAIWEAYPVQEQVWLSTAVITQPAASQRRPLILDEAGQATWLDPETPLHALQALLASEPAALRERVLANMVNDPKLNGPECLTPG
- a CDS encoding methyl-accepting chemotaxis protein — its product is MAEIDQVATAVQEMTATAQDVARNATQAAQAASHADQAASQGMQIVRDTSNSIGALAVEIGRAVGVVQTLAKDSENINAILTAIRGIAEQTNLLALNAAIEAARAGEQGRGFAVVADEVRNLAQKTQKATEEIQTMIQQLQQGTRDVVRVMEDSQNRTDESVQHAAKAAEALETITQAVSVINDMNTQIASAAEEQSAVADDINRNVINIGQVANEVAGGADESSAASADLTKLAEQQRRLINQFRV
- a CDS encoding 2-hydroxyacid dehydrogenase; the encoded protein is MTNTHRAVFLDHPSLDLGDLDLNPLRSCFSDLQLFAQTLPDQVIEHLKGATVAISNKILIDAAAMAASPDLKLILITATGTNNVDLAAARAHGITVCNCQGYGTPSVAQHTIMLLLNLATRLADYQKAVGAGRWQQAKQFCLLDYPIVELEGKTLGLLGHGELGGAVARLAEAFGMRVVLGQIPGRPARPDRMPLDELLPQIDALTLHCPLNEHTRHFIGARELASMKPGAFVVNTARGGLIDEQALADALRNGHLGGAATDVLSVEPPIHGNPLLAHDIPRLIVTPHNAWGSREARQRIVGQVTENALGYFSGKALRVVS
- a CDS encoding TMEM165/GDT1 family protein, which codes for MLDSLLVPTAIVALAEIGDKTQLLALILAARFRKPWPIIAGIVAATLANHAAAGAVGAWVGSFFSDTMLHWILAASFAATALWTLVPDKMDDDEASTARKFGPFLTTLIAFFLAEIGDKTQIATVMLAAQYPELWLVIIGTTLGMLIANVPVVLAGNFAADKLPLTLIRRLAASAFFILAIVAVYKAMQSSGWV
- a CDS encoding fatty acid--CoA ligase — encoded protein: MLQTRVIPPAEGAYQYPLLIKRLLMSGARYEKTREIIYRDKLRYSYPTLIERVARLANVLTAAGVKPGDAVGVMDWDSHRYLECMFAIPMIGAVIHTINVRLSPEQILYTMNHAEDRFVLVNSEFVGLYKAIEGQLTTVDKTLLLTDLPEKTADLPNLVGEYEQLLAAASPQYDFQDFDENSVATTFYTTGTTGNPKGVYFTHRQLVLHTMGVSTIMGAIDSVRLLGTNDVYMPITPMFHVHAWGLPYVATMLGLKQVYPGRYDPEYLVELWRKEKVTFSHCVPTILQMVLNAKAAQNLDFGGWKIVIGGSALNRTLYEAAKAKGIQLTAAYGMSETGPLVSCAHLNDELMAGTEDERTTYRIKAGVPGPLVEAAIVDTEGNFLPADGETQGELVLRAPWLTEGYFNEPQKGAELWAGGWLHTGDVATLDSMGVIDIRDRIKDVIKTGGEWISSLDLEDLISRHAAVREVAVVGIPDPQWGERPFALLVVREGHVIGARELKEHLKPFVELGHLSKWAIPSQIALVTEIPKTSVGKLDKKRIRVDISEWQATNSTFLSTL
- a CDS encoding CPXCG motif-containing cysteine-rich protein; amino-acid sequence: MLENALYECPYCGEEVETTVDLSGGDQTYIEDCQVCCRPITFVLQVHDEDWFLEVFSENE
- a CDS encoding M48 family metallopeptidase, whose product is MNKILVVSALSAALLLTGCQSVNTTSGGAVGVERKQYMFSMLSAQEVDQMYAQSYQKTVGEASSKGVLDKTSNDAKRVQAIADRLIAQAPNFRPDAAQWKWEVNLIKSDELNANCGPGGKIIFYTGLIDKLQLTDDEIAAIMGHEIAHALREHGREAMSKAYGIEMAKQGAGALLGLGQDSLALADTVANYGMTLPNSRANENEADLIGLELAARAGYNPNAAITLWNKMSKVSEGAPPEFMSTHPASASRIAALQAAIPKVMPLYEQAKKS
- a CDS encoding class I SAM-dependent methyltransferase; the protein is MDPRSEVLLRQAELFQGSVLLAGLPADDLLGRLPEAHGWCWHAGDQAALDARFAERSHFGVNAPERSFDAAVVFLPKAKDLTDYILNALASRLAGRELYLVGEKKSGIEGAAKQLNPFGKPRKLDSARHCQLWLVTVANAPEAKPLESLAQTYELPLAEGPLKVISLPGVFSHGRLDRGSALLLEHLDKLPSGHLLDFGCGAGVLGAAVKRRYPHNQVTLLDVDAFAAASSRLTLAANGLEAEVITGDGIDAAPMGLSAILSNPPFHVGVHTDYFATENLLRKAAKHLKNGGELRLVANSFLKYQPLIEEHLGVCAIKAEGQGFRIYRAKRG
- a CDS encoding LysE family translocator translates to MYWTEFLTVALIHLLAVASPGPDFAVVVRESVTHGRRAGTWTALGVGTAIFLHVGYSLLGIGLIVSQSIVLFNALKWAAAAYLLYIGYKALRAQPAKPVADDLHKEAGERTARGAFTSGFVTNGLNPKATLFFLSLFTVVINPHTPLAVQAGYGVYLAAATAAWFCLVAMLFSQQRVRAGFARMGHWFDRTMGAVLIAIGVKLAFTEMH
- a CDS encoding putative signal transducing protein; the encoded protein is MQRIYDPENLMEGELLQGMLASEGIEAHLVGRDLLGGSGELPIYGLLGLSVDNDQAEYARELITAYNAALPLSGDEPDSYPGTLVC